Proteins co-encoded in one Rhodococcus sp. PAMC28707 genomic window:
- a CDS encoding EAL domain-containing protein: protein MDHDSMSPNLRPRARRQSDSARRYLDVEATTPALRNTVELAARSVGFAIAQLNVLDEQTLYTLVNIGLPPMSTMDRSITLCDDVVRSGKPAVVSRNRVDATDRQRGILDQVGLGAYASVPLRGREGLVIGTLCLLDLMPREVSDGQLRELEQFASVLEEQLDLHRRVGSTPAKLDSDVDLAGALRGGQIVPWFQSIVDLRTEEIVGFEALARWHHPTNGLVSPADFVPLAESSELIIDVDLEVLRQAVRAAETWQKLRPGLRLSVNLSGRHLAHPDAVAQLQCAVAEADVDPRSISLELTETSAVTDGPLIRRHIDDVHALGFRVLLDDFGSGWSSLERLVTLEPDGIKIDGQLTRLADTPRGKALLGAIAKVTRELGLSMIIEGIETREQADIALELGCTLAQGFLWSHPQSAGAVLRLLSGDQSPRTSRRSG from the coding sequence GTGGACCACGATTCCATGTCGCCCAATCTTCGGCCGCGGGCTCGAAGGCAGAGTGATTCGGCAAGACGTTACCTCGATGTCGAGGCAACCACTCCGGCCCTTCGGAACACCGTCGAATTGGCTGCGAGAAGCGTCGGATTCGCCATCGCGCAGTTGAACGTCCTCGATGAACAAACCCTGTACACGCTGGTCAACATCGGTTTACCGCCGATGTCGACCATGGATCGCTCCATCACGCTGTGCGACGACGTCGTCCGCAGTGGGAAGCCCGCAGTAGTGTCCCGCAATCGCGTCGACGCGACCGATCGGCAACGAGGCATCCTCGATCAGGTGGGATTGGGGGCCTACGCGTCCGTCCCACTGCGTGGTCGGGAAGGCCTGGTGATCGGGACTCTGTGTCTACTCGATCTGATGCCGCGTGAGGTCAGTGATGGTCAACTGCGAGAACTGGAACAGTTTGCGTCCGTGCTCGAGGAGCAACTGGACCTGCATCGACGCGTCGGATCCACCCCCGCCAAGCTCGACAGTGACGTCGACCTGGCCGGCGCATTGCGTGGCGGTCAGATCGTGCCGTGGTTCCAGTCGATCGTCGACCTTCGGACCGAAGAGATCGTCGGCTTCGAGGCGTTGGCGAGATGGCACCATCCGACCAACGGCCTGGTCTCCCCAGCAGACTTCGTCCCGCTGGCAGAGTCGAGCGAACTAATTATCGACGTCGACCTGGAAGTTCTGCGGCAGGCCGTGCGAGCGGCGGAAACATGGCAGAAACTTCGGCCGGGTCTGCGCCTCAGCGTCAACTTGTCCGGGCGTCATCTGGCCCACCCGGACGCCGTGGCCCAGCTGCAGTGCGCAGTGGCGGAGGCCGACGTCGACCCGCGCTCGATATCGCTCGAGCTCACCGAAACGTCCGCGGTGACCGACGGTCCGCTGATTCGACGCCACATCGACGACGTACACGCCCTCGGCTTTCGAGTATTGCTCGACGATTTCGGCTCGGGCTGGTCATCGTTGGAGCGGCTCGTCACCCTCGAACCCGATGGCATCAAGATCGACGGCCAGTTGACTCGGTTGGCGGATACTCCTCGCGGAAAAGCTCTGCTCGGCGCCATTGCGAAAGTCACGCGGGAACTCGGCCTGTCGATGATCATCGAAGGTATCGAGACCCGCGAACAGGCCGATATCGCCCTCGAACTCGGATGCACGCTCGCACAAGGTTTCCTCTGGTCACACCCGCAATCGGCCGGTGCGGTCCTCCGCCTGCTCAGCGGTGATCAGTCGCCGCGCACATCGCGGCGCAGCGGATGA
- a CDS encoding VOC family protein: protein MEILSSRTILRPTDYQRTLAFYRDGLGLAIHREYSAGTVFFAGQSLIEIAAHGGGTEPTSFDGALWLQVRDIESAAAELRARGVRIERAAKTEFWGLIEMWLRDPDGVDIVLVQIPADHPLRRDVRGD, encoded by the coding sequence GTGGAGATCTTGAGTAGTCGAACGATTCTGCGCCCTACCGACTACCAGCGCACCCTCGCGTTCTATCGGGACGGCCTCGGTCTGGCCATACATCGCGAATACAGCGCCGGAACCGTGTTCTTCGCCGGCCAGAGCCTCATCGAGATCGCCGCACACGGCGGAGGGACCGAACCGACGTCGTTCGACGGCGCATTGTGGCTGCAGGTTCGAGATATCGAGTCCGCCGCGGCCGAACTGCGCGCTCGCGGAGTTCGGATCGAACGAGCAGCGAAAACGGAGTTCTGGGGTCTGATCGAGATGTGGTTACGCGACCCGGACGGCGTCGACATCGTGTTGGTGCAGATCCCGGCCGATCATCCGCTGCGCCGCGATGTGCGCGGCGACTGA
- a CDS encoding GGDEF domain-containing protein, with translation MSLSRQALPSRRPPAVGAWKAVVEWLTAAHDYEWMREFQNSHRSGKVIRLLIALSMINISLMSFLSLYAAGGPSGPAATIWTLTLCTTNLIVAALWILLSFPGRLGVVLFALYADLGIASTLVLFELGNALLGCVLFAVIGAFVTFFTSPRWVVLHLVFASAVVLGIAGALYLQGRTDTLNLLVRTNVVLLAIMSVPITSHIFLTTLSADARSSVLDPLTGLLNRRGLTTAIEDLLPQGQRHGWCAAVVVVDIDNFKSVNDIYGHDEGDAVICRVAERLTTHVSRYGVVGRTGGEEYLAAVVTSRLHIDALIHGVRRALHGANDAIPVTASIGAAILYAESDLWTDSADPFGTATRVADSMMYQAKAAGGNRVVTTLI, from the coding sequence ATGTCCCTCTCGCGCCAAGCTCTACCCAGTCGTCGGCCGCCGGCCGTCGGCGCATGGAAGGCTGTCGTCGAGTGGCTCACGGCAGCTCACGACTACGAGTGGATGCGAGAGTTCCAGAACTCTCATCGTTCAGGCAAAGTCATCAGACTGCTCATAGCGCTGTCGATGATCAATATCAGCCTTATGTCGTTTCTGTCGTTGTACGCCGCCGGCGGCCCGAGCGGTCCTGCCGCGACGATCTGGACGTTGACGCTGTGCACTACCAATCTGATCGTTGCGGCGCTGTGGATACTGCTGTCGTTTCCTGGACGGCTCGGCGTTGTCCTGTTCGCGTTGTACGCAGATCTCGGCATCGCATCTACGTTGGTGCTGTTCGAACTCGGGAACGCTCTACTCGGTTGCGTCCTGTTCGCAGTGATCGGTGCGTTCGTCACGTTCTTCACGAGCCCACGGTGGGTCGTTCTGCATCTGGTCTTCGCATCCGCCGTCGTGCTCGGCATCGCGGGGGCCTTGTACCTGCAGGGCCGGACGGACACGCTGAACCTGCTGGTCCGAACCAACGTGGTCCTCCTCGCCATCATGAGTGTGCCGATCACTTCACATATCTTCCTGACGACGTTGTCGGCGGACGCTCGGAGCTCGGTCCTCGATCCGCTGACCGGACTACTCAACCGCAGAGGACTGACGACAGCGATCGAGGACCTGCTGCCCCAGGGACAACGCCACGGATGGTGCGCCGCGGTGGTGGTCGTCGACATCGACAATTTCAAGTCGGTCAACGACATCTACGGCCACGACGAAGGCGACGCTGTCATCTGCCGCGTCGCGGAACGCCTGACCACCCATGTGTCGAGATACGGGGTAGTGGGCCGTACCGGCGGCGAGGAGTATCTGGCTGCCGTCGTCACCTCGCGCCTGCACATCGACGCCTTGATTCACGGAGTCAGGCGCGCGCTCCATGGCGCGAACGACGCTATACCAGTGACAGCCAGCATCGGAGCGGCCATTCTCTACGCCGAATCGGATCTATGGACCGACAGCGCCGATCCCTTCGGCACCGCGACACGAGTCGCGGATTCGATGATGTACCAGGCCAAAGCCGCCGGTGGCAACCGAGTAGTGACCACTTTGATCTGA
- a CDS encoding 1,4-dihydroxy-2-naphthoyl-CoA synthase, whose protein sequence is MTFTPSLWQTVPGFENLTDITYHRHVHDDTVRVAFDRPDIRNAFRPHTVDELYRALEHARMSSDVGTVLLTGNGPSSKDGVWSFCSGGDQRIRGRSGYQYADGETAETVDRARAGRLHILEVQRLIRFMPKVVICLVNGWAAGGGHSLHVVCDLTLASREHARFKQTDADVGSFDGGYGSAYLAKMVGQKFAREIFFLGDTYTAEDMHRMGAVNRVVDHDELENVAIEWAAKINAKSPQAQRMLKYAFNLQDDGLVGQQLFAGEATRLAYMTDEAVEGRDSFLEKRDPDWSPFPRYF, encoded by the coding sequence GTGACCTTCACTCCTTCTCTGTGGCAAACCGTTCCCGGCTTCGAAAACCTCACCGATATCACCTATCACCGTCACGTACATGACGACACGGTTCGTGTCGCGTTCGATCGACCCGACATCAGGAACGCATTCCGTCCCCACACCGTCGACGAGCTGTACCGCGCACTCGAGCATGCTCGGATGAGCTCCGACGTCGGCACAGTGTTGCTGACCGGCAACGGACCGAGCTCGAAGGACGGCGTGTGGTCGTTCTGTTCCGGCGGTGACCAGCGAATTCGAGGTAGAAGCGGTTATCAGTACGCCGACGGCGAGACTGCCGAGACGGTGGACCGAGCACGCGCAGGCCGACTACACATCCTCGAAGTGCAGCGGCTGATCCGCTTCATGCCGAAGGTCGTCATCTGCCTCGTCAACGGCTGGGCAGCGGGCGGTGGCCACAGCTTGCACGTCGTATGTGACCTGACCCTCGCCAGCCGTGAGCACGCCCGGTTCAAGCAAACCGATGCCGACGTCGGCAGCTTCGACGGCGGTTACGGCAGCGCGTACCTCGCCAAGATGGTGGGACAGAAGTTCGCTCGCGAGATCTTCTTCCTCGGCGACACCTACACGGCCGAGGACATGCATCGCATGGGTGCCGTCAATCGCGTCGTCGATCATGACGAACTCGAGAACGTGGCCATCGAGTGGGCCGCGAAGATCAACGCCAAGTCGCCACAGGCGCAGCGGATGCTCAAATATGCGTTCAACCTGCAGGACGACGGCCTCGTCGGTCAGCAATTGTTCGCGGGAGAGGCGACACGGTTGGCGTACATGACCGATGAAGCCGTCGAAGGCCGCGACTCGTTCCTCGAGAAGCGCGATCCCGACTGGTCGCCGTTCCCCCGCTACTTCTAA
- a CDS encoding PaaI family thioesterase: protein MSEQAGQDQYERHGGFPKYRQADVGPEYGRLVEGLRTLQDLAVSAAPTPEATVEAAERVEALIDLLTPFQVPEGQAPAGRVMTLPGRGSLLMLPWTIEKFDVEGVRSRGVFRRYHLGGNGAAHGGTLPLLFDDMLGMIQHAYGRPISRTAFLHVNYRKITPLDTELVVEGSVERVEGRKTFINAVLRDLEGNVLADCNALMLQLLEGQQ from the coding sequence ATGAGCGAACAGGCAGGCCAGGACCAGTACGAGCGCCACGGCGGGTTTCCGAAGTACCGACAAGCCGACGTCGGGCCTGAATACGGCAGGCTCGTGGAGGGGCTGCGAACGCTTCAGGATCTGGCGGTGAGCGCGGCGCCGACACCGGAGGCGACTGTCGAGGCCGCCGAACGGGTCGAAGCATTGATCGATCTGCTGACCCCGTTCCAGGTGCCGGAGGGACAGGCGCCCGCCGGCCGTGTGATGACCCTTCCCGGTCGCGGCTCGCTACTGATGCTGCCGTGGACCATCGAGAAGTTCGACGTCGAAGGAGTCCGTAGCCGTGGCGTGTTCCGCCGCTATCACCTCGGTGGAAACGGTGCTGCGCACGGCGGCACGCTTCCGTTGCTGTTCGACGACATGTTGGGGATGATTCAGCATGCCTACGGCAGGCCGATCAGCCGGACCGCATTCCTGCACGTCAATTACCGCAAGATCACTCCACTGGACACCGAACTCGTCGTCGAGGGCAGTGTCGAGCGCGTCGAAGGCCGCAAGACGTTCATCAACGCCGTACTACGCGATCTGGAGGGTAACGTTCTCGCCGACTGCAATGCGCTGATGCTGCAGCTTCTGGAGGGCCAGCAGTGA
- a CDS encoding o-succinylbenzoate synthase codes for MNPPSVEEFLDGSHVLSIPLHTKFRGITTREVMLVRGPAGWGEFSPFVEYDDQESSAWLRSAIEAAWEGPPAAYRERVRVNATVPAVSAAEVPAILDRFPGVDTAKVKVAEKGQSVADDVERVRAVRALVPRVRVDANGGWTVDRAVEVLSTLLDDGELEYAEQPCATVPELVEVRRRLPGLRIAADESIRRAEDPLRVVRAGGADVAVLKVAPLGGMRALLELAGELGEYGVPVVVSSALDSAVGMASGLAAAAAIPKLEFACGLGTGSLFESDVVALQELLDGSLRAEPVEPDPERLTALAAPEDRALWWRERVRRCWAGAQGVI; via the coding sequence GTGAACCCACCTTCCGTCGAGGAGTTTCTCGATGGATCCCACGTCCTCTCCATTCCGTTGCACACCAAGTTTCGCGGCATCACCACCCGCGAGGTCATGCTGGTCCGAGGACCTGCAGGGTGGGGTGAATTCTCGCCGTTCGTCGAGTACGACGACCAGGAATCCTCCGCGTGGCTGCGCTCTGCCATCGAAGCGGCCTGGGAGGGGCCGCCTGCGGCGTACCGCGAGCGGGTTCGCGTCAACGCGACGGTGCCCGCAGTGTCCGCGGCCGAGGTGCCGGCAATTCTCGATCGGTTCCCCGGCGTCGACACCGCGAAAGTGAAGGTAGCCGAAAAGGGTCAGAGCGTCGCCGACGACGTCGAACGTGTGCGTGCCGTGCGCGCACTCGTGCCGCGGGTACGCGTCGACGCGAACGGAGGCTGGACCGTCGATCGAGCCGTGGAGGTCCTGTCGACGTTGCTCGACGACGGCGAACTCGAATACGCCGAACAGCCGTGTGCGACGGTGCCCGAACTCGTCGAAGTTCGCCGACGTCTACCGGGCCTTCGGATCGCAGCTGACGAAAGCATCAGGCGTGCGGAGGACCCACTGCGAGTCGTTCGAGCTGGGGGAGCCGATGTCGCCGTACTCAAAGTAGCGCCGCTCGGCGGGATGCGCGCGTTGCTGGAACTGGCAGGCGAACTGGGCGAATACGGGGTTCCCGTGGTGGTCTCGAGCGCCTTGGACTCCGCTGTCGGTATGGCATCCGGCCTTGCTGCCGCGGCGGCCATTCCGAAACTCGAGTTCGCCTGCGGCCTCGGCACCGGAAGTCTGTTCGAATCCGATGTCGTTGCCCTGCAGGAACTTCTGGACGGCTCTTTGCGCGCCGAGCCTGTCGAGCCCGACCCGGAGCGGTTGACGGCGCTGGCGGCACCGGAGGATCGGGCGCTGTGGTGGCGTGAGCGGGTGCGTCGGTGTTGGGCGGGAGCGCAGGGAGTGATCTGA
- a CDS encoding DUF2252 domain-containing protein: MPNAPHGHAVVAGIGEDDKRSFATLRVRPTPRAERYELGRSLREKVSRESMGDWTAPPDRPDPIRQIEFSHAGRIDWLIPVRVERMAESPYGFLRGTAIVMARDVALLPSTGITPIISGDSHLGNFGFYASPERDLVIDLNDFDEAHPGGWEWDLRRLAASIWVAGRQNGRSESQCEEAVAACVRSYRLEVSRLADEPLMSRSFQRLTAEKLEADVTEGSLRKEIKRASKKARRSTSDRALPRFTVEHEGQRRLVEEPPITTRIPARDEELLAQGLDEYLATLSPHWRRVLGGYTLIDVAHRVVGVGSVGLRAYVALLEGSSPDDVVFLQLKQARRSVLAPYVHGESAWHAHQGQRVVEYQQDLQTVSDPLLGWTTIDGRQYYVRQFRNMKGTIDLSSIDAPALVDYAGVVGRLLAKGHARTSGASMIAGYVGKSDVLDVALSRFARLYADQTEADHALLLQAIKNGRLATR, translated from the coding sequence ATGCCCAACGCTCCCCATGGCCACGCCGTCGTCGCCGGTATCGGCGAGGACGACAAACGGTCTTTTGCGACGTTGAGGGTTCGTCCGACGCCGAGGGCCGAGCGATACGAGCTCGGTCGAAGCCTGCGCGAGAAGGTCTCCCGCGAATCGATGGGCGACTGGACCGCGCCCCCCGACCGACCGGATCCGATCCGGCAGATCGAGTTCTCGCACGCCGGTCGCATCGACTGGCTGATACCGGTGCGCGTCGAGCGGATGGCCGAGTCTCCGTACGGGTTCCTCCGCGGGACTGCGATCGTCATGGCACGAGACGTCGCACTGTTGCCGTCCACGGGAATCACGCCGATCATCAGCGGGGACTCGCACCTGGGCAATTTCGGGTTCTATGCTTCCCCCGAACGCGACCTGGTGATCGATCTCAACGATTTCGACGAGGCACACCCGGGCGGTTGGGAATGGGATCTACGACGCCTCGCCGCGAGCATCTGGGTGGCAGGGCGGCAGAACGGCCGCAGCGAATCCCAATGCGAGGAAGCGGTAGCTGCCTGCGTCCGCTCCTACCGACTCGAAGTGTCGAGACTGGCCGACGAACCACTGATGTCGCGGTCCTTCCAACGCCTGACCGCCGAGAAACTGGAGGCAGACGTCACCGAAGGGTCGTTGCGCAAGGAAATCAAACGGGCATCGAAGAAGGCTCGGCGAAGTACCAGCGACCGTGCGCTCCCCAGATTCACCGTCGAACACGAGGGGCAGCGCCGCCTGGTCGAGGAACCGCCGATCACCACACGCATCCCGGCCCGTGACGAAGAACTTCTCGCCCAAGGACTCGACGAGTACCTGGCCACCTTGTCCCCGCACTGGCGCCGCGTGCTCGGTGGCTACACGTTGATCGACGTAGCGCACCGCGTCGTCGGTGTCGGCAGTGTCGGCCTACGCGCCTACGTGGCGCTCCTGGAAGGCAGCAGTCCCGACGACGTCGTGTTCCTCCAACTCAAGCAGGCACGACGCTCGGTCCTGGCCCCCTATGTTCACGGTGAGTCCGCGTGGCACGCACATCAGGGCCAACGCGTCGTGGAGTACCAGCAGGATCTGCAGACCGTGAGCGATCCACTGCTGGGGTGGACGACCATCGACGGGCGCCAGTACTACGTCCGACAGTTCCGCAATATGAAGGGCACCATCGACCTGTCCTCGATCGACGCCCCTGCGCTCGTCGACTACGCGGGTGTTGTCGGCAGACTGCTGGCGAAAGGTCACGCCCGAACCAGCGGGGCCTCGATGATCGCCGGCTACGTGGGTAAATCCGACGTTCTCGATGTGGCGCTTTCCAGATTCGCGCGGCTGTACGCCGATCAGACCGAGGCTGATCATGCGCTGCTACTGCAGGCGATCAAGAACGGTCGCCTCGCAACCAGGTGA
- a CDS encoding flavin reductase family protein — protein sequence MRTVFHPSEMPPSGFYRVLTASVVPRPIAWVSTLSSEGVANLAPYSFFSVSSANPPVVQFTSVGRKDSLRNIEATGEFVINLATEPLMEQVNASSADYEHGVSELDELGISHEPSEKVSPPRVAESPIAIEATLHRIIEVGDSFVVMGNVVAVAVRPEFLAEDGLPSFADIAPLSRLGRTEWGLPPRVRSLDRPTRP from the coding sequence ATGCGCACCGTCTTCCATCCGTCCGAAATGCCCCCGAGCGGCTTCTATCGCGTACTCACCGCCTCGGTCGTGCCGCGACCCATCGCCTGGGTGTCGACACTGTCGTCGGAAGGCGTGGCGAACCTCGCTCCCTACAGCTTCTTTTCGGTGTCCTCGGCCAACCCGCCGGTGGTGCAATTCACCTCGGTAGGCCGAAAAGACAGCCTGCGGAACATCGAGGCTACGGGCGAGTTCGTGATCAATCTCGCAACCGAACCGCTCATGGAACAGGTGAATGCGTCGTCCGCCGACTACGAACACGGCGTCAGTGAACTGGACGAACTCGGCATCTCGCACGAGCCAAGCGAGAAAGTCTCGCCCCCGCGCGTCGCCGAATCACCGATAGCCATCGAGGCGACCCTGCATCGGATCATCGAAGTCGGTGACTCCTTCGTCGTCATGGGCAACGTCGTCGCAGTCGCCGTTCGCCCCGAATTTCTCGCCGAAGACGGCCTACCGTCGTTCGCCGACATCGCCCCACTGAGCAGGCTCGGCAGAACCGAATGGGGGCTCCCACCTCGGGTTCGCTCGCTCGATCGCCCCACGCGCCCCTGA
- the menD gene encoding 2-succinyl-5-enolpyruvyl-6-hydroxy-3-cyclohexene-1-carboxylic-acid synthase, which translates to MNPSSAQATAVVDELVRGGVREVVLCPGSRNAPLAFALQEADAAGVLRLHMRIDERTAGFLAIGLILGGGRPVPVVMTSGTAVANLGPAVLEANYARMPLIVLSANRPYEMLGTGANQTIEQLGLFGSQVRATVSLGLAEDGSGQNSQWRSAVCRVLAAARGTRSGNAGPVHFDIPLREPLVPDIGDREPAALGRPDGTAWTTTQQATLDVPVDIDLTVDTIVVSGHGAALRPELAGLPTVAEPTAPLHGVPLHPMALSQLKPRQVIITGRPTLHRTVSKVLADPAVDVFALTTGPRWPDVSGNVLATGTRALVSGTPRAAWLERCATLSEKADHAVRDQLDAHPKPTGLHVAATVMSSLRVGDRLLLGASNPVRDAALVSYPSEGISVLSNRGVAGIDGTVSTAVGAALAGGGRTIALLGDLTFLHDASGLLIGTGEPRPSDLTIVVANDDGGGIFELLEQGDPQYAGAFERVFGTPHGMDLAALCAAYRIPHLSVDTAELAVLLEGNADGIRVLEVTTERSGLRELHAGIRARL; encoded by the coding sequence GTGAATCCGTCCAGTGCTCAGGCCACCGCCGTCGTCGACGAGCTGGTTCGGGGTGGTGTTCGTGAGGTCGTGCTGTGCCCGGGCTCGCGTAATGCTCCGCTCGCGTTCGCGCTACAGGAAGCCGACGCTGCAGGCGTGCTGCGGCTGCACATGCGGATCGACGAGAGAACCGCGGGATTCCTTGCGATCGGGTTGATTTTGGGCGGGGGGCGTCCTGTTCCGGTGGTCATGACGTCCGGAACCGCTGTCGCCAATCTGGGGCCAGCCGTTCTCGAAGCGAACTATGCGCGGATGCCGCTGATCGTGCTGAGTGCGAACCGGCCCTACGAGATGCTCGGCACCGGCGCGAATCAGACCATCGAGCAGTTGGGGCTTTTCGGCAGCCAGGTGCGAGCGACTGTCAGCCTGGGTCTGGCGGAGGATGGGTCCGGACAGAACAGTCAGTGGCGCAGCGCGGTGTGCCGGGTGCTGGCGGCGGCGCGTGGAACTCGATCGGGCAATGCCGGTCCGGTGCATTTCGACATTCCGCTGCGGGAACCTTTGGTGCCCGATATCGGCGACCGTGAGCCCGCTGCTCTCGGACGGCCCGACGGGACAGCCTGGACGACGACCCAGCAGGCGACCCTCGACGTGCCGGTCGACATCGATCTCACCGTGGACACGATCGTCGTCTCCGGTCACGGTGCGGCCCTACGGCCCGAACTGGCGGGCCTGCCGACGGTCGCGGAACCGACGGCGCCGTTGCATGGCGTCCCTCTGCATCCGATGGCTCTGTCGCAGCTGAAGCCGCGTCAGGTGATCATCACCGGGCGTCCGACACTGCATCGGACCGTCTCGAAAGTGCTGGCCGATCCGGCTGTCGACGTCTTCGCTTTGACGACGGGTCCGCGGTGGCCCGACGTGTCCGGCAACGTCCTTGCCACCGGCACCCGCGCGCTCGTGTCGGGGACGCCGAGGGCAGCCTGGTTGGAGCGGTGCGCGACGCTGTCCGAGAAGGCGGACCACGCCGTCCGCGATCAGCTCGATGCGCATCCCAAGCCGACGGGACTCCACGTCGCGGCAACGGTGATGTCCTCGCTGCGCGTCGGCGATCGGTTGCTGTTGGGAGCTTCGAACCCGGTTCGCGACGCGGCCTTGGTGAGTTATCCGAGCGAAGGTATTTCCGTGTTGTCCAACCGTGGGGTCGCGGGAATCGACGGCACCGTCTCGACGGCCGTCGGTGCGGCGCTGGCAGGTGGGGGTCGCACGATTGCTCTTCTCGGCGACCTGACGTTTCTTCACGACGCCTCGGGCCTGCTCATCGGTACGGGGGAGCCGCGGCCGAGTGATCTGACGATCGTCGTCGCCAACGACGACGGCGGTGGCATTTTCGAACTTCTCGAGCAGGGGGATCCGCAGTACGCCGGTGCGTTCGAGCGAGTGTTCGGAACTCCTCACGGCATGGATCTGGCGGCGTTGTGTGCGGCGTACCGCATCCCGCATCTCAGTGTCGACACGGCGGAGCTCGCCGTTCTGCTGGAGGGCAATGCCGATGGCATACGCGTCCTCGAGGTCACCACCGAGCGGTCGGGGCTACGGGAGTTGCACGCAGGGATTCGTGCACGCCTCTAG
- a CDS encoding DUF2505 domain-containing protein, with translation MSRDFEFTISSEHTPAQVYQALTSEEQWMARFAKAEKTEGYRLTSHEDGGLTVDISEEVGVTELPALVKKVIKGTLLITRSDRWGPLQGDHADGTLTGGSSSLPAKVAGTFALRPAGTGAKLTVKGSSTVKIPLIGGKIESLVNDMIKDIIDTETQETIDWVAAQKDTNDAP, from the coding sequence ATGTCCCGCGACTTCGAGTTCACCATTTCCTCCGAGCACACTCCCGCACAGGTCTACCAGGCACTGACCAGCGAGGAGCAGTGGATGGCCAGGTTCGCCAAGGCCGAGAAGACCGAGGGATACCGGCTGACCAGTCACGAGGACGGCGGTCTGACGGTGGACATCTCGGAAGAAGTCGGCGTGACCGAACTGCCTGCATTGGTCAAGAAAGTCATCAAGGGCACCCTGCTGATCACCCGGTCCGACCGTTGGGGTCCGCTGCAGGGCGACCACGCGGACGGCACCTTGACGGGCGGATCGTCCTCGCTCCCAGCCAAGGTCGCAGGCACGTTTGCTCTACGGCCTGCAGGCACCGGGGCGAAACTGACTGTCAAGGGAAGCTCGACGGTCAAGATTCCACTCATCGGCGGCAAGATCGAGTCACTCGTCAACGACATGATCAAGGACATCATCGACACCGAAACCCAGGAAACCATCGATTGGGTTGCCGCACAAAAAGATACGAACGACGCTCCCTAG
- a CDS encoding DUF3592 domain-containing protein — MSVLIAAIGISVLAFLLVVAAWQNDRTITSDEGTATAEVLSAGRLRSAVSFITPDGVTHNPQLGVLYPTNLIAGQRIDVEYNKADPDLVRVSGRDASVAIIPAASVIVVTWLIAGPVQLILRRREQAHR, encoded by the coding sequence ATGTCGGTTCTCATCGCCGCAATCGGAATTTCGGTGTTGGCGTTTCTTCTGGTCGTAGCGGCGTGGCAGAACGATCGAACGATCACCTCCGACGAGGGAACCGCGACGGCCGAGGTCCTCTCAGCAGGCAGACTTCGCTCTGCGGTCAGCTTCATCACCCCCGACGGGGTTACCCACAATCCGCAACTGGGTGTGCTCTATCCGACCAATCTGATAGCCGGACAACGAATCGACGTCGAATACAACAAGGCCGACCCCGATCTTGTGCGCGTATCCGGTCGCGATGCGAGCGTGGCGATCATCCCGGCCGCGTCCGTCATCGTCGTGACCTGGCTGATTGCCGGTCCGGTACAACTGATCCTTCGTAGGCGTGAGCAAGCCCATCGGTAA